ATTGCAGTAACCCAGAGATGGTGTAGAGCTTATTGGAAAACTCGTGGGCCTGAGCGCGCAGCATATCCACGTCACGGCTGGCTTGGGTTAGCGCGTGAGATAGATCCACGATCTCGCGACGGCTGCGGAAAGTGGCCACCGCCCCCTCAATCTCACCTTCGTGCAGAATCGGCACGCGGTTAACCACTACCGGGTGATCGCCCAGCCACATCTCCTGGTCGAACTCCTGCTCACCACGTCGGAGCACCTCCAGCAGCCGCGAATTAGGCACGACCTCACGGATGGGCTGCCCCAGCAGCACGTGCTCATCGTCTAAGTTGAGAAAGCGCCGCGCCTGCTGGTTGACCAAGGTAATATGACCTTCACGATTAACCGCCAGAATGCCCTCGTGGATCGACTGCAAAATGGCCTCTTTTTCCATGGCCAAGCGGGCAATTTCGTAGGGTTCCAGGCCCAAAATGACCTTTTTAAGATGCTGCGATAGCCAGTAGGCACCGGCAAAGCCGAGACAAATCATCAGCGCCACCAGCGCCCAGCCAAAGCTGTTGTAGCGGGCTACGTCCATGGCCACGCGATCCATCATAAAACCGACGGAGACCAAGCCAATGATATTGCCCTCTTCGTCCCAAATGGGCGCTTTGCCACGAATGGCGGTGCCCAATGACCCGGTTGCCTCGGATACATAGTACTGGCCATGAATCAGCGCCTGATCATTATCGCCCCCCACCATCGGCTGCCCAATCCGCTCCGGTACGGGGTGGGAATAGCGAATACTTTGGGCGTTGCCCACAACGACATAGCGCGCTCCCGTTTCATGGCGAACGCGCTCTGCGAGGGGCTGAATAATGAAAGATGGGTCGGGGATCGCGAAGGCATTAATAATTTGCGGCATCGACGCCACCGTTTTGGCCACTGCCAGCGCTCGCTCGCCCATCTGCTGGCTAATAATTTCCGCCTTGCGGTGATTGAGATACGTACCCTGTGCCAGTAGCATGCCAGCCAGCAGTAGCCCGACTAACAGCATCACCTGGACGCGAAAGCTGCGTTTGTACCAGCTGCGTCTTGCGCGGGTTCGGCGCCAGCGCTGCAGGTCGGCTAACGTTCGGGGGCGGGAAGCGCTCATAGGTAGACTCGAAATGCGTGACCACGCCATTATGGCACGCGCCAGCCAACGGCGTTAATCGCCGTCACCCCTGAGT
This Vreelandella neptunia DNA region includes the following protein-coding sequences:
- a CDS encoding ATP-binding protein; this encodes MSASRPRTLADLQRWRRTRARRSWYKRSFRVQVMLLVGLLLAGMLLAQGTYLNHRKAEIISQQMGERALAVAKTVASMPQIINAFAIPDPSFIIQPLAERVRHETGARYVVVGNAQSIRYSHPVPERIGQPMVGGDNDQALIHGQYYVSEATGSLGTAIRGKAPIWDEEGNIIGLVSVGFMMDRVAMDVARYNSFGWALVALMICLGFAGAYWLSQHLKKVILGLEPYEIARLAMEKEAILQSIHEGILAVNREGHITLVNQQARRFLNLDDEHVLLGQPIREVVPNSRLLEVLRRGEQEFDQEMWLGDHPVVVNRVPILHEGEIEGAVATFRSRREIVDLSHALTQASRDVDMLRAQAHEFSNKLYTISGLLQLERIEEALALIHQETERAQAQMSFLMRNVADAVLSGTLLGKLTRARELGVSLEIDEQSSLSCPLTPTGQEVMMSVVGNLLDNACHAALNGPSNEPKVRLFFTDLGEQLLIEVEDNGPGVPAQLAESIFQEGFSTKTGKHQGIGLALVARLCRQHGGAVTLEESELGGACFIAVLDRSLCAQQDQQQSLGYS